One segment of Drosophila ananassae strain 14024-0371.13 chromosome 3R, ASM1763931v2, whole genome shotgun sequence DNA contains the following:
- the LOC6497038 gene encoding adenylyl cyclase X E isoform X3 — MHQSRRTYVPRKGKPCHLYYTTERQWEPDYLKGRCLELGLEEQFLRYQIRLMVSYLGVFFALHIGLSVAHILVAIYLTNSQTHVLVDVLFCSISTTILLLVLSINFFVGFVTRHHWIMPLSSTLATVVAVVSDIGLVVYSEAVNKWELDILHYTYYLCMVYMFLPITSHTVALILGTAVSITYIGYYVFCLPFTDPGQNILNYSYVMVDFLHYICFNVMGIYFRMMNDMLTRSSFLDRHQYVMEEIWLRNARPQESRLLNAILPPHIAKNIQVSIRDRIQLTEKGLSYDRLRERSAIGMAIQVYPDVSILYADVVNYTYLTTTLTVERLVQVLHDLYARFDVAAAHFNVQRIKFLGDCYYCVAGLKAPNPDHAQTAVSLGIAMIANIMEVREEWELDIDMRIGVHSGDIIAGVIGEAKLQFDIWGPAVEIASHLESTGESGYVHVSNATMRKLKFQGIKVKAGTAKAQQDPLLQKHSMKTYLLTGIPPRESVRRTIDYASPHVFDPNAYHEPVHYMSYVDHTAEQIEDEIQKIPIVGVEPICWRRRKNKKDHMKGNIGMVFAAFNDSHLEGNYLRRPDYIIKYTVLLVWIMGCCLIYIQLATNESNCILCIVIDIIVFLFLTAVLAICWYKKFCYWKHKGDENYLYSRCSCIIFGFFEKTQQSLRRRIVLYLLVVLSLLMVTSLIMSPILVYYNLWQSCLQLK, encoded by the exons ATGCACCAGAGCCGGCGAACCTATGTACCGCGAAAGGGAAAACCTTGCCATCTGTATTACACTACTGAGCGCCAATGGGAGCCAGACTATCTAAAG GGAAGATGTTTGGAGCTGGGCTTAGAGGAGCAATTTCTCCGGTACCAGATTCGATTGATGGTCAGCTACCTGGGTGTTTTCTTCGCGCTGCACATCGGTTTGTCCGTGGCCCACATCCTCGTGGCGATATATCTTACAAAT AGCCAAACTCATGTTCTTGTGGACGTGCTCTTTTGTTCCATTTCCACAACTATTTTACTTTTAGTTTTGAGTATTAATTTCTTCGTGGGTTTTGTGACGAGACACCATTGGATTATGCCTTTGAGCTCAACCTTGGCCACAGTTGTTGCTGTCGTTTCAG ACATTGGACTGGTTGTTTATTCAGAAGCTGTAAATAAGTGGGAATTGGATATTCTCCATTATACCTACTACCTGTGCATGGTCTACATGTTTCTGCCGATAACCTCGCATACGGTGGCACTCATACTAGGCACGGCGGTCAGCATAACCTATATAGGCTACTACGTTTTCTGCCTGCCCTTTACCGATCCCGGGCAGAACATTTTGAATTATTCTTATGTAATGGTGGACTTTCTCCATTACATCTGCTTTAATGTAATGGGAATATACTTCCGCATGATGAATGACATGCTTACGCGTTCCTCCTTCTTGGACCGTCACCAGTATGTTATGGAGGAAATCTGGCTTCGGAACGCCCGTCCTCAGGAGTCGCGGCTGCTGAACGCCATTCTGCCTCCCCACATAGCAAAGAACATTCAAGTCAGCATCAGAGATAGAATACAGCTGACCGAGAAAGGACTGAGCTACGACCGCCTTCGTGAGAGGTCTGCGATAGGGATGGCTATTCAGGTTTATCCCGATGTTAGTATCTTGTATGCGGATGTAGTCAACTACACGTACCTGACCACCACATTGACGGTGGAAAGGTTGGTCCAGGTGCTGCATGATCTCTATGCCAGATTTGACGTTGCGGCCGCGCACTTCAACGTGCAGCGTATCAAGTTCCTGGGTGATTGTTACTACTGCGTGGCGGGTCTGAAGGCGCCAAATCCCGACCACGCCCAGACTGCGGTGTCCTTGGGCATTGCAATGATTGCCAACATCATGGAGGTGCG GGAAGAATGGGAATTGGATATTGATATGCGCATAGGAGTCCATTCGGGAGATATAATTGCAGGTGTTATTGGGGAGGCCAAGCTCCAGTTCGACATTTGGG gTCCTGCTGTGGAAATTGCCAGTCATTTGGAGTCCACTGGCGAATCGGGCTACGTACATGTCAGTAATGCCACAATGCGAAAGCTGAAATTTCAAGGAATTAAAGTAAAAGCAGGAACGGCAAAAGCCCAACAAGATCCACTGCTACAAAAGCACTCAATGAAGACATACCTACTTACTGGGATCCCGCCAAGAGAATCTGTCAGGCGCACCATTGACTACGCTAGTCCCCATGTATTCGATCCCAATGCGTATCACGAGCCCGTCCACTACATGTCCTATGTGGACCATACGGCGGAACAAATAGAGGATGAGATTCAAAAAATTCCAATCGTAGGCGTTGA ACCCATATGTTGGAGGAGacgtaaaaataaaaaagaccACATGAAGGGGAATATTGGTATGGTTTTCGCTGCCTTTAACGATTCGCACCTGGAGGGAAACTATCTACGTCGACCGGACTACATTATTAAGTACACAGTGTTGTTAGTTTGGATTATGGGCTGCTGCCTGATTTACATTCAACTTGCCACCAACGAATCGAATTGCATACTATGCATTGTGATTGacattattgtttttttgtttttgaccGCTGTACTAGCCATTTGTTGGTATAAGAAATTCTGCTATTGGAAACACAAAGGCGATGAGAACTATCTTTATTCCCGATGCAGCTGCATAATCTTCGGGTTTTTTGAAAAGACCCAGCAGAGCCTAAGGAGGCGCATTGTGCTCTACTTGCTGGTAGTACTTTCATTATTAATGGTGACTTCCCTAATAATG TCTCCTATTCTAGTCTACTATAATCTTTGGCAATCATGTCTTCAATTGAAATAG
- the LOC6497038 gene encoding adenylyl cyclase X E isoform X4: MHQSRRTYVPRKGKPCHLYYTTERQWEPDYLKGRCLELGLEEQFLRYQIRLMVSYLGVFFALHIGLSVAHILVAIYLTNSQTHVLVDVLFCSISTTILLLVLSINFFVGFVTRHHWIMPLSSTLATVVAVVSDIGLVVYSEAVNKWELDILHYTYYLCMVYMFLPITSHTVALILGTAVSITYIGYYVFCLPFTDPGQNILNYSYVMVDFLHYICFNVMGIYFRMMNDMLTRSSFLDRHQYVMEEIWLRNARPQESRLLNAILPPHIAKNIQVSIRDRIQLTEKGLSYDRLRERSAIGMAIQVYPDVSILYADVVNYTYLTTTLTVERLVQVLHDLYARFDVAAAHFNVQRIKFLGDCYYCVAGLKAPNPDHAQTAVSLGIAMIANIMEVREEWELDIDMRIGVHSGDIIAGVIGEAKLQFDIWGPAVEIASHLESTGESGYVHVSNATMRKLKFQGIKVKAGTAKAQQDPLLQKHSMKTYLLTGIPPRESVRRTIDYASPHVFDPNAYHEPVHYMSYVDHTAEQIEDEIQKIPIVGVEPICWRRRKNKKDHMKGNIGMVFAAFNDSHLEGNYLRRPDYIIKYTVLLVWIMGCCLIYIQLATNESNCILCIVIDIIVFLFLTAVLAICWYKKFCYWKHKGDENYLYSRCSCIIFGFFEKTQQSLRRRIVLYLLVVLSLLMVTSLIMFLIDFSLLF, from the exons ATGCACCAGAGCCGGCGAACCTATGTACCGCGAAAGGGAAAACCTTGCCATCTGTATTACACTACTGAGCGCCAATGGGAGCCAGACTATCTAAAG GGAAGATGTTTGGAGCTGGGCTTAGAGGAGCAATTTCTCCGGTACCAGATTCGATTGATGGTCAGCTACCTGGGTGTTTTCTTCGCGCTGCACATCGGTTTGTCCGTGGCCCACATCCTCGTGGCGATATATCTTACAAAT AGCCAAACTCATGTTCTTGTGGACGTGCTCTTTTGTTCCATTTCCACAACTATTTTACTTTTAGTTTTGAGTATTAATTTCTTCGTGGGTTTTGTGACGAGACACCATTGGATTATGCCTTTGAGCTCAACCTTGGCCACAGTTGTTGCTGTCGTTTCAG ACATTGGACTGGTTGTTTATTCAGAAGCTGTAAATAAGTGGGAATTGGATATTCTCCATTATACCTACTACCTGTGCATGGTCTACATGTTTCTGCCGATAACCTCGCATACGGTGGCACTCATACTAGGCACGGCGGTCAGCATAACCTATATAGGCTACTACGTTTTCTGCCTGCCCTTTACCGATCCCGGGCAGAACATTTTGAATTATTCTTATGTAATGGTGGACTTTCTCCATTACATCTGCTTTAATGTAATGGGAATATACTTCCGCATGATGAATGACATGCTTACGCGTTCCTCCTTCTTGGACCGTCACCAGTATGTTATGGAGGAAATCTGGCTTCGGAACGCCCGTCCTCAGGAGTCGCGGCTGCTGAACGCCATTCTGCCTCCCCACATAGCAAAGAACATTCAAGTCAGCATCAGAGATAGAATACAGCTGACCGAGAAAGGACTGAGCTACGACCGCCTTCGTGAGAGGTCTGCGATAGGGATGGCTATTCAGGTTTATCCCGATGTTAGTATCTTGTATGCGGATGTAGTCAACTACACGTACCTGACCACCACATTGACGGTGGAAAGGTTGGTCCAGGTGCTGCATGATCTCTATGCCAGATTTGACGTTGCGGCCGCGCACTTCAACGTGCAGCGTATCAAGTTCCTGGGTGATTGTTACTACTGCGTGGCGGGTCTGAAGGCGCCAAATCCCGACCACGCCCAGACTGCGGTGTCCTTGGGCATTGCAATGATTGCCAACATCATGGAGGTGCG GGAAGAATGGGAATTGGATATTGATATGCGCATAGGAGTCCATTCGGGAGATATAATTGCAGGTGTTATTGGGGAGGCCAAGCTCCAGTTCGACATTTGGG gTCCTGCTGTGGAAATTGCCAGTCATTTGGAGTCCACTGGCGAATCGGGCTACGTACATGTCAGTAATGCCACAATGCGAAAGCTGAAATTTCAAGGAATTAAAGTAAAAGCAGGAACGGCAAAAGCCCAACAAGATCCACTGCTACAAAAGCACTCAATGAAGACATACCTACTTACTGGGATCCCGCCAAGAGAATCTGTCAGGCGCACCATTGACTACGCTAGTCCCCATGTATTCGATCCCAATGCGTATCACGAGCCCGTCCACTACATGTCCTATGTGGACCATACGGCGGAACAAATAGAGGATGAGATTCAAAAAATTCCAATCGTAGGCGTTGA ACCCATATGTTGGAGGAGacgtaaaaataaaaaagaccACATGAAGGGGAATATTGGTATGGTTTTCGCTGCCTTTAACGATTCGCACCTGGAGGGAAACTATCTACGTCGACCGGACTACATTATTAAGTACACAGTGTTGTTAGTTTGGATTATGGGCTGCTGCCTGATTTACATTCAACTTGCCACCAACGAATCGAATTGCATACTATGCATTGTGATTGacattattgtttttttgtttttgaccGCTGTACTAGCCATTTGTTGGTATAAGAAATTCTGCTATTGGAAACACAAAGGCGATGAGAACTATCTTTATTCCCGATGCAGCTGCATAATCTTCGGGTTTTTTGAAAAGACCCAGCAGAGCCTAAGGAGGCGCATTGTGCTCTACTTGCTGGTAGTACTTTCATTATTAATGGTGACTTCCCTAATAATG TTTCTCATTGATTTTAGTCTCCTATTCTAG
- the LOC6497038 gene encoding adenylyl cyclase X E isoform X1, translated as MHQSRRTYVPRKGKPCHLYYTTERQWEPDYLKGRCLELGLEEQFLRYQIRLMVSYLGVFFALHIGLSVAHILVAIYLTNSQTHVLVDVLFCSISTTILLLVLSINFFVGFVTRHHWIMPLSSTLATVVAVVSDIGLVVYSEAVNKWELDILHYTYYLCMVYMFLPITSHTVALILGTAVSITYIGYYVFCLPFTDPGQNILNYSYVMVDFLHYICFNVMGIYFRMMNDMLTRSSFLDRHQYVMEEIWLRNARPQESRLLNAILPPHIAKNIQVSIRDRIQLTEKGLSYDRLRERSAIGMAIQVYPDVSILYADVVNYTYLTTTLTVERLVQVLHDLYARFDVAAAHFNVQRIKFLGDCYYCVAGLKAPNPDHAQTAVSLGIAMIANIMEVREEWELDIDMRIGVHSGDIIAGVIGEAKLQFDIWGPAVEIASHLESTGESGYVHVSNATMRKLKFQGIKVKAGTAKAQQDPLLQKHSMKTYLLTGIPPRESVRRTIDYASPHVFDPNAYHEPVHYMSYVDHTAEQIEDEIQKIPIVGVEPICWRRRKNKKDHMKGNIGMVFAAFNDSHLEGNYLRRPDYIIKYTVLLVWIMGCCLIYIQLATNESNCILCIVIDIIVFLFLTAVLAICWYKKFCYWKHKGDENYLYSRCSCIIFGFFEKTQQSLRRRIVLYLLVVLSLLMVTSLIMLNCDYDLFKISLIEARLYRYPMDPEICFQPWTFTNMMSLLIGMSYTFARIPFAMKMGITLLEGGYFLVVVFLQYLFIFHHSKTNVANLPSEIAHCKRIAVILITFYLKERRVEFNAKTNFKINMEMKKKQDAADLTNASIKILLNNILPAHVVEVYLTNIANHELYYENYHMVSVMFAMLINFQMDLKGLRILNDVITEFDRLLNVYKEYYVVEKIKIVGATYMAACGLDYTQAAKIGRSAKTALHEEAERASRFRQSVMLSGSIECSEITEQEEVVFVMASFALDLMRTLFMCNQAYQRNRFESGTWTMGEISIGISSGELMAGVVGASQPHYDIWGSPVNMASRMQSTGLAGHIHLTEESARILNEYGISSTYRGMTFVKGVGEIPTYFLDIDEKLDFVLLEEDDVFERQSRKSLRSAVSHHIRYNPDAKR; from the exons ATGCACCAGAGCCGGCGAACCTATGTACCGCGAAAGGGAAAACCTTGCCATCTGTATTACACTACTGAGCGCCAATGGGAGCCAGACTATCTAAAG GGAAGATGTTTGGAGCTGGGCTTAGAGGAGCAATTTCTCCGGTACCAGATTCGATTGATGGTCAGCTACCTGGGTGTTTTCTTCGCGCTGCACATCGGTTTGTCCGTGGCCCACATCCTCGTGGCGATATATCTTACAAAT AGCCAAACTCATGTTCTTGTGGACGTGCTCTTTTGTTCCATTTCCACAACTATTTTACTTTTAGTTTTGAGTATTAATTTCTTCGTGGGTTTTGTGACGAGACACCATTGGATTATGCCTTTGAGCTCAACCTTGGCCACAGTTGTTGCTGTCGTTTCAG ACATTGGACTGGTTGTTTATTCAGAAGCTGTAAATAAGTGGGAATTGGATATTCTCCATTATACCTACTACCTGTGCATGGTCTACATGTTTCTGCCGATAACCTCGCATACGGTGGCACTCATACTAGGCACGGCGGTCAGCATAACCTATATAGGCTACTACGTTTTCTGCCTGCCCTTTACCGATCCCGGGCAGAACATTTTGAATTATTCTTATGTAATGGTGGACTTTCTCCATTACATCTGCTTTAATGTAATGGGAATATACTTCCGCATGATGAATGACATGCTTACGCGTTCCTCCTTCTTGGACCGTCACCAGTATGTTATGGAGGAAATCTGGCTTCGGAACGCCCGTCCTCAGGAGTCGCGGCTGCTGAACGCCATTCTGCCTCCCCACATAGCAAAGAACATTCAAGTCAGCATCAGAGATAGAATACAGCTGACCGAGAAAGGACTGAGCTACGACCGCCTTCGTGAGAGGTCTGCGATAGGGATGGCTATTCAGGTTTATCCCGATGTTAGTATCTTGTATGCGGATGTAGTCAACTACACGTACCTGACCACCACATTGACGGTGGAAAGGTTGGTCCAGGTGCTGCATGATCTCTATGCCAGATTTGACGTTGCGGCCGCGCACTTCAACGTGCAGCGTATCAAGTTCCTGGGTGATTGTTACTACTGCGTGGCGGGTCTGAAGGCGCCAAATCCCGACCACGCCCAGACTGCGGTGTCCTTGGGCATTGCAATGATTGCCAACATCATGGAGGTGCG GGAAGAATGGGAATTGGATATTGATATGCGCATAGGAGTCCATTCGGGAGATATAATTGCAGGTGTTATTGGGGAGGCCAAGCTCCAGTTCGACATTTGGG gTCCTGCTGTGGAAATTGCCAGTCATTTGGAGTCCACTGGCGAATCGGGCTACGTACATGTCAGTAATGCCACAATGCGAAAGCTGAAATTTCAAGGAATTAAAGTAAAAGCAGGAACGGCAAAAGCCCAACAAGATCCACTGCTACAAAAGCACTCAATGAAGACATACCTACTTACTGGGATCCCGCCAAGAGAATCTGTCAGGCGCACCATTGACTACGCTAGTCCCCATGTATTCGATCCCAATGCGTATCACGAGCCCGTCCACTACATGTCCTATGTGGACCATACGGCGGAACAAATAGAGGATGAGATTCAAAAAATTCCAATCGTAGGCGTTGA ACCCATATGTTGGAGGAGacgtaaaaataaaaaagaccACATGAAGGGGAATATTGGTATGGTTTTCGCTGCCTTTAACGATTCGCACCTGGAGGGAAACTATCTACGTCGACCGGACTACATTATTAAGTACACAGTGTTGTTAGTTTGGATTATGGGCTGCTGCCTGATTTACATTCAACTTGCCACCAACGAATCGAATTGCATACTATGCATTGTGATTGacattattgtttttttgtttttgaccGCTGTACTAGCCATTTGTTGGTATAAGAAATTCTGCTATTGGAAACACAAAGGCGATGAGAACTATCTTTATTCCCGATGCAGCTGCATAATCTTCGGGTTTTTTGAAAAGACCCAGCAGAGCCTAAGGAGGCGCATTGTGCTCTACTTGCTGGTAGTACTTTCATTATTAATGGTGACTTCCCTAATAATG ctGAATTGCGATTATGATCTATTCAAAATTAGCTTAATAGAGGCAAGGCTGTACAGGTACCCCATGGATCCTGAAATTTGCTTTCAACCTTGGACCTTCACCAACATGATGTCCTTGCTCATTGGAATGAGCTATACGTTTGCCCGGATCCCGTTTGCGATGAAAATGGGTATTACTTTATTGGAAGGAGGCTACTTTCTGGTGGTGGTATtccttcaatatttatttatcttccATCACAGTAAGACCAATGTAGCGAATTTGCCCTCGGAAATAGCCCATTGTAAGCGAATCGCAGTGATACTAATAACTTTTTATCTTAAGGAGCGTCGGGTCGAGTTCAACGCCAAGACCAACTTTAA AATCAAcatggaaatgaaaaaaaagcaGGACGCTGCTGACTTAACCAATGCTTCGATCAAAATTCTACTCAATAATATTCTTCCTGCTCATGTCG TGGAAGTGTATCTCACCAATATAGCCAATCACGAACTCTATTACGAAAATTATCATATGGTCTCAGTTATGTTCGCTATGTTAATCAATTTTCAAATGGATTTAAAGGGCCTCAGAATATTGAATGATGTTATTACAGAGTTTGATAGATTG TTGAACGTTTACAAGGAATACTACGTAGTTGAAAAGATTAAAATTGTTGGAGCAACTTATATGGCCGCCTGTGGATTGGATTACACCCAAGCAGCCAAAATCGGAAGAAGCGCGAAAACCGCACTTCATGAAGAAG CTGAACGAGCATCCCGTTTCCGACAATCGGTCATGCTTTCTGGCAGCATCGAATGTAGCGAGATCACCGAGCAGGAAGAGGTAGTCTTTGTGATGGCCAGCTTTGCCTTGGACCTGATGAGGACCCTTTTTATGTGCAACCAGGCCTATCAGAGGAATCGCTTCGAAAGCGGAACCTGGACGATGGGCGAGATCTCCATCGGAATCTCCAGCGGCGAGCTGATGGCCGGAGTAGTCGGTGCCTCCCAGCCCCATTACGATATCTGGGGAAGCCCAGTGAATATGGCTTCCCGGATGCAGTCGACTGGCTTAGCCGGTCACATCCACCTAACGGAAGAATCTGCCCGGATTCTGAACGAATATGGCATCAGCAGCACCTATCGCGGAATGACCTTCGTGAAGGGTGTTGGCGAAATTCCTACATACTTTTTGGACATCGATGAGAAACTTGATTTTGTGCTCCTGGAGGAGGATGATGTGTTTGAACGTCAATCGAGAAAGTCGTTACGGTCGGCCGTAAGCCATCACATACGTTATAATCCCGACGCAAAACGATAG
- the LOC6497038 gene encoding adenylyl cyclase X E isoform X2, with product MHQSRRTYVPRKGKPCHLYYTTERQWEPDYLKGRCLELGLEEQFLRYQIRLMVSYLGVFFALHIGLSVAHILVAIYLTNSQTHVLVDVLFCSISTTILLLVLSINFFVGFVTRHHWIMPLSSTLATVVAVVSDIGLVVYSEAVNKWELDILHYTYYLCMVYMFLPITSHTVALILGTAVSITYIGYYVFCLPFTDPGQNILNYSYVMVDFLHYICFNVMGIYFRMMNDMLTRSSFLDRHQYVMEEIWLRNARPQESRLLNAILPPHIAKNIQVSIRDRIQLTEKGLSYDRLRERSAIGMAIQVYPDVSILYADVVNYTYLTTTLTVERLVQVLHDLYARFDVAAAHFNVQRIKFLGDCYYCVAGLKAPNPDHAQTAVSLGIAMIANIMEVREEWELDIDMRIGVHSGDIIAGVIGEAKLQFDIWGPAVEIASHLESTGESGYVHVSNATMRKLKFQGIKVKAGTAKAQQDPLLQKHSMKTYLLTGIPPRESVRRTIDYASPHVFDPNAYHEPVHYMSYVDHTAEQIEDEIQKIPIVGVEPICWRRRKNKKDHMKGNIGMVFAAFNDSHLEGNYLRRPDYIIKYTVLLVWIMGCCLIYIQLATNESNCILCIVIDIIVFLFLTAVLAICWYKKFCYWKHKGDENYLYSRCSCIIFGFFEKTQQSLRRRIVLYLLVVLSLLMVTSLIMLNCDYDLFKISLIEARLYRYPMDPEICFQPWTFTNMMSLLIGMSYTFARIPFAMKMVRPM from the exons ATGCACCAGAGCCGGCGAACCTATGTACCGCGAAAGGGAAAACCTTGCCATCTGTATTACACTACTGAGCGCCAATGGGAGCCAGACTATCTAAAG GGAAGATGTTTGGAGCTGGGCTTAGAGGAGCAATTTCTCCGGTACCAGATTCGATTGATGGTCAGCTACCTGGGTGTTTTCTTCGCGCTGCACATCGGTTTGTCCGTGGCCCACATCCTCGTGGCGATATATCTTACAAAT AGCCAAACTCATGTTCTTGTGGACGTGCTCTTTTGTTCCATTTCCACAACTATTTTACTTTTAGTTTTGAGTATTAATTTCTTCGTGGGTTTTGTGACGAGACACCATTGGATTATGCCTTTGAGCTCAACCTTGGCCACAGTTGTTGCTGTCGTTTCAG ACATTGGACTGGTTGTTTATTCAGAAGCTGTAAATAAGTGGGAATTGGATATTCTCCATTATACCTACTACCTGTGCATGGTCTACATGTTTCTGCCGATAACCTCGCATACGGTGGCACTCATACTAGGCACGGCGGTCAGCATAACCTATATAGGCTACTACGTTTTCTGCCTGCCCTTTACCGATCCCGGGCAGAACATTTTGAATTATTCTTATGTAATGGTGGACTTTCTCCATTACATCTGCTTTAATGTAATGGGAATATACTTCCGCATGATGAATGACATGCTTACGCGTTCCTCCTTCTTGGACCGTCACCAGTATGTTATGGAGGAAATCTGGCTTCGGAACGCCCGTCCTCAGGAGTCGCGGCTGCTGAACGCCATTCTGCCTCCCCACATAGCAAAGAACATTCAAGTCAGCATCAGAGATAGAATACAGCTGACCGAGAAAGGACTGAGCTACGACCGCCTTCGTGAGAGGTCTGCGATAGGGATGGCTATTCAGGTTTATCCCGATGTTAGTATCTTGTATGCGGATGTAGTCAACTACACGTACCTGACCACCACATTGACGGTGGAAAGGTTGGTCCAGGTGCTGCATGATCTCTATGCCAGATTTGACGTTGCGGCCGCGCACTTCAACGTGCAGCGTATCAAGTTCCTGGGTGATTGTTACTACTGCGTGGCGGGTCTGAAGGCGCCAAATCCCGACCACGCCCAGACTGCGGTGTCCTTGGGCATTGCAATGATTGCCAACATCATGGAGGTGCG GGAAGAATGGGAATTGGATATTGATATGCGCATAGGAGTCCATTCGGGAGATATAATTGCAGGTGTTATTGGGGAGGCCAAGCTCCAGTTCGACATTTGGG gTCCTGCTGTGGAAATTGCCAGTCATTTGGAGTCCACTGGCGAATCGGGCTACGTACATGTCAGTAATGCCACAATGCGAAAGCTGAAATTTCAAGGAATTAAAGTAAAAGCAGGAACGGCAAAAGCCCAACAAGATCCACTGCTACAAAAGCACTCAATGAAGACATACCTACTTACTGGGATCCCGCCAAGAGAATCTGTCAGGCGCACCATTGACTACGCTAGTCCCCATGTATTCGATCCCAATGCGTATCACGAGCCCGTCCACTACATGTCCTATGTGGACCATACGGCGGAACAAATAGAGGATGAGATTCAAAAAATTCCAATCGTAGGCGTTGA ACCCATATGTTGGAGGAGacgtaaaaataaaaaagaccACATGAAGGGGAATATTGGTATGGTTTTCGCTGCCTTTAACGATTCGCACCTGGAGGGAAACTATCTACGTCGACCGGACTACATTATTAAGTACACAGTGTTGTTAGTTTGGATTATGGGCTGCTGCCTGATTTACATTCAACTTGCCACCAACGAATCGAATTGCATACTATGCATTGTGATTGacattattgtttttttgtttttgaccGCTGTACTAGCCATTTGTTGGTATAAGAAATTCTGCTATTGGAAACACAAAGGCGATGAGAACTATCTTTATTCCCGATGCAGCTGCATAATCTTCGGGTTTTTTGAAAAGACCCAGCAGAGCCTAAGGAGGCGCATTGTGCTCTACTTGCTGGTAGTACTTTCATTATTAATGGTGACTTCCCTAATAATG ctGAATTGCGATTATGATCTATTCAAAATTAGCTTAATAGAGGCAAGGCTGTACAGGTACCCCATGGATCCTGAAATTTGCTTTCAACCTTGGACCTTCACCAACATGATGTCCTTGCTCATTGGAATGAGCTATACGTTTGCCCGGATCCCGTTTGCGATGAAAATGG TAAGACCAATGTAG